The DNA segment CCATGTTTTTTCTTGTTTTTCAACACCCGATTGACTATCTTCGCCGTAACTAATTGATTCTAAACGCTGTAGAAATTATTTTCAAATTCGTCACTGATCAATTTTTTAGATAAGTAATTAGAACTATAAAACTTTTTAACAATCGAATTAGGCAGAAATTTTAGAGAACTCTCAGTTTGTAAGGTCATAAACCAACATTGGGCCTTACTATTACGCACCCGGTGAACCCGGGACACTTTATACAAATTGTTCTTTGCAAAATCCGGATGATATTCAGGTGGGATTCATCCGTTTCGTTCTGCCCTATTCGTTCTGAATAGGATGACTGCATGAAGAAGGAAATTATTATCAATTCTACGGCGGCGGAGACTCGAATCGCCATCGTAGAAGACGAGCGACTGGTCGAAATTTTTGTCGAACGCCCCGAAAAAGAGCGCATGGTGGGCGATATTTATAAAGGCCGCGTCGCTAAGGTGCTCCCAGGAATGAAAGCCGCTTTTGTCAACGTAGGAATGAAACAAGACTCGTTCCTTCACTTCTCCGATATCGGCGATAATACCCACGAATACGCTGCGCTGGCCGACGACGACGAAAGCGATGAATTCGAGCAAACTCCAGCCAAACAAACAGCTCACCAAAAAGTCATTCATAATCATGACAGCCACGGGCGATTTTTACGCACCGGCCAGGAAATCCTTGTACAGATCATCAAAGAGCCTATTTATAACAAAGGCGCCCGCGTTACTTCCGAAATTTCCATTCCTGGACGTTTTACGGTTCTGATCCCCAACGATCCATCCGAAATGATCGGCATTTCTCGGAAAATTATCAATGTACCCGAACGAAAACGCCTGAAAAAACTTACGCGCGAAATCAAACCGCCGGGTTTCGGTGTGATCGTACGCACCAATGCCGAAGGCAAAGATGAAGAAGTTCTCAACAATGACATCCGTAATTGCCTCAACACGTGGCACGATATCGATCGCAAAGCTAAAAGTGTTCCGGCGCCCAATTTGGTCTATAAAGATATGGAAATGGTTTCCAGCGTCATCCGCGACCTCTTCTCCAATGACGTCACGCGTGTTTTGATCGATGACAAAAATTTACATCGTGCCATTTATAATTATATCTCTACGACGTCGCCGCAATTGCTCGACCGGATTGAATTATACAAAGAACGCCGGCCAATTTTCGATCTTTATAATATCGAACAGGATATTCAGCAAAGCATCGAAAAGAAAGTCATGCTCAAGAACGGTGGATATATTATCATCGAGCACACGGAAGCGCTTGTGTCCGTCGACGTCAATAGCGGCCGGTTTATGGGACGTGGATCGTATGAAGAAAACTCCATGGCGGTCAATATGATCGCCGCACGCGAAATCACGCGGCAATTGCGCCTTCGGGATATCGGCGGGTTGATCGTCATCGATTTTATCGATTTACATGACGACCGAAATAAACGGAAACTGTACGAAGAAATGAAACGCGAATTGCGCAAAGACCGCGCTAAATTTTCAATTCTGCCTATGGATGAATACGGTCTGATCGAATTGACCCGCGAACGCATCCGCCCGAGCATCATGTTTTCGCTTAGTGAGCCTTGTCCAGCTTGTTCAGGCACCGGACGCGTCGGGAATCGTACAACTCTGTTCAATAAAATTGATCGTTGGATGAGACGTTATAAGCAGAAACATAAGTTTTTCTCACGCCTTGAAATCATCGTTCATCCCGATGTGATCGATTTGATCGAGCTCAAAGCGCAGAAATTACGCTGGAAGTATTTTATATTTGCAACGGTCACCGGTGAAGAAGAAATGCGATTGGATGAATTCCATGTCATCAATTCAAAAGGCGATGACATTACCGAAACGCATACGGCGTGATGGACTGGATAGATATTATCGGTTGGGCTGGCAGTGCGCTCGTTATCACTGCGTATGCATTGATCACTTACAATAAGATTTCAGCCGGATCGATCTTGTATACAATATTTAATCTGTTAGGAAGTTTATTTCTGATTATTAATACGGTGCATTATCACGCTATGCCTTCGGCTTTCGTCAACGTCATTTGGCTTGGTATTGCAGCCTGGGCATTAGTCCGAATTTTGAATAACAGGAAAAAATAACTGGATGTTTCTCCATCCGACAACTATATACGGGCCTGTGCATTCCCGCCGATTAGGACCTTCATTGGGCATCAATTTGTTGCCGGGAAAGAGAAAGGTATGTAACTTCGAATGCATTTATTGTGAATGCGGATGGACCGACACAGCGATTAAAGACAACCTACCTACCGCATCAGAATTTGGAACCTCGTGCGAGAATAAATTAAAGTCGATGAAAGAATCCGGAGAAATATTGAATTATATTTCGTTTGCCGGTAATGGCGAACCGACCATGCATCCGGAATTTGATACGATCATCGATATGACATTGAAGCTTCGCCGGCAATATTATCCGGCAGCACGTATTGCTGTTTTTTCAAACGCGACGCGGTTACATCAGCCTCAGATATTTAATGCGCTAAAAAAAATTGACGACCGTATTCTAAAACTGGATGCAGGTACGGAAAGAATGTTTCAACTGATCGACATGCCCGATAAAGGAATTACTCTGGACTCTGTCATTAAGAATCTGTCAAAATTAGACGGCGATGTGACGATTCAAACGATGTTTTTGCGTGGCGAATTTCGCGGCGCTGTCATTGATAATACAACTGATCATGAGATTGACGCATGGATCGGACGGTTAAAAGATATCCATCCAAAAATGGTCATGCTATACAGCCTTGATCGGCAACCGTCCGCAGAGAATTTACAAAAAATATCCAAAACTGAACTGAAAGTTATTGAACAAAAAGTAATCGCTGCCGGTATCCCGGCAGAATCATTTTGAGCTTCGATTTGAATTAAAATACACGTTAGTGTTTATCAAGAAAGGTTTTCATGGAAGATACTCAATCAAAAAGTGACTTCCGAAAAGTTGCGATCAACAAAGTCGGTATAAAAAACATACAATACCCGATCGTGGTTACCAATCGCCGTGGCATTCGGCACAATACGGTCGGAACTTTTGCAATGTATGTCAATCTCCAGCATGATCAAAAAGGTACGCATATGAGCCGTTTCGTTGAAATTCTCAACGAATATAAAGGTAACATCAACCTGCAAACCGTCGAGAACATCATTGACATGATGAAAGAAAAGCTCGATGCGGAACAAGCCTTTCTACACGTGAGGTTTCCCTATTTTCTCGAAAAAGAAGCGCCGGTAACGCGCAGTAAAAGTTATATGAACTATGAGGTAAGACTGGACTGTAAAACTTTACGGGATACGGTTGATACCATTCTTGCGATTGATGTTCCGGTTACGACATTGTGCCCATGTTCGAAGTCGATCAGCGAATACGGTGCGCATAACCAACGCGGACTGGTGACGGTTTGTGTCCGTTTCCATGACCACGACTCGCAGCATCCAATGGACATCGACGATCTGATTCATTTGGTCGAACAAACTTCCAGCTGCGAAGTATTTGCCTTGCTTAAACGCGAAGACGAAAAATATGTCACTGAGCAAGCTTATGAAAACCCCGTCTTTGTGGAAGATCTGGTGCGCGATATTGCGCTGTCACTGTCTTCCGAAAAACGTATTTCGTGGTACAGTGTGGAAGTGACTAACTTCGAAAGCATTCATAATCATGACGCATACGCGTATATTGAACGCGATAAATCCAATTCGCTGCATGTCACGACGCTCGAATCAGCCAACGTGACCTCTGACTCGCACTCGTAAAGCAAACAGGAGCCTCATGCCGTATCGAACACTTATCCTCATTGTCTTTTTTATGCAGTTAAATTCAGTTACATCGTGCGATTTATTCAAATCCAAACCGGTATTCGACGGTGATTCCGCTATGCGGTATCTCGAGAAACAATGTTCATTCGGTCCCCGAAACCCCGGTTCTGAAGGCCATCAACAATGTTTAGAATACCTTACAGAAGAATTGAAAAAATATTGCGATAATGTATCGCAACAACATTTTTCGTATACCGATAAACGCGATACGGCTAGGAAGTTTCAAGGAACAAACCTGATCGCTTCAATCAATCTTCATCCAAAATCAAAAAAAAGAATCCTGTTGTGCGCACACTGGGATACGCGTCCGTGGGCCGATAAGGATCCGTTAAAAGAAAATCACGATAAACCGATTCTTGGAGCCAATGACGGTGCGTCTGGCGTGGCGGTGTTACTAGAAATGGCTCGTATTCTCAAACAACAACCGCCGGACGTAGGCATTGACATTATTTTGTTCGATATCGAAGATTATGGTGAACATAATGCCGAACTTTATCCTGATAGTCTGAATCCTTACTGCATTGGTTCACAATATTTCGCCAAAAATAACAAAAATTACTTTCCTACTTATGGTATTTTAATCGATATGATCGGCTCCAAAAGCCTCGACCTTCCTATCGAAGGTTTTTCCTACCAAAATGCCAAAGAAATTGTCAATAAAGTCTGGGACGCCGCGAAAAAACTTGAAAAACCTTCTTTCAGAAAAAGTATCGAGCAAAGTATTTACGACGATCATGTCCCTCTTCAACAAATCGGCATTCCGTGTATTGATATTATCGATATGAGCTATTTCGATACTTTTCATCATACATTGGCCGATACGCCCGATAAATGCAGCGCCGAAAGCCTGAAACAAGTCGGTGACGTACTCGTGGAGGTTTTGTATAATGAATGATCCCAATCCGTTTCGTATCCGTAAACAAGTCGGCCGATATTCGCTAAATCCTATCCAACGCGTTGTTGCACTGAATGAATTTTTGGAAAAAAATAATTTAATTTCTAAAGAGCCTAAAAATGAACTCATTCGAAGAGTTGTTGGTCCTTCTTACAAAAAATAAAATTAAGTTTGTAACCGTCGGAGGATTGGCTTGTGCGTTTAATGGCTTCGTACGCCCTACCGAAGACGTCGATATCTTGATTGATAATGAGGAATCCAATATTAACGAACTGATTCGGGTTCTTTCTGGATACCAGAAAGGCTATGCTCACGAATTAACACTAAAAGATTTTCCTGATGAAGAAGGATCAGTACGCATAATTGAATTATTCCCTATTGATATCTTTGTCAGAATGTCGGGATTTCGCTATCGAGATACTGAACCGCATATCAAATACTTTACTATTGAGAATCAAGACATCCCTTACCTGGATCGGGAGATGCTGGTTACTCTAAAATCCAATTCATTAAGGCCGCAGGATCAGTTAGACGTTCAAAAGCTTAAGAGTATAGGAGATGACTAAAATGTCTTACGAACATTTCCTTTTTGAAAAACAAAATCGGATCGCAGCGATTACCATCAATCGCCCGCCGATGAACGTGCTGCATATTCCTGCTATTTCAGAACTCAATCAGATTCTGGATGAAGTGATCAAAGACAATGCTATTCATTTTGTTTTGTTCAAGGGGGCCGGAGAGAAAGCATTTTCTGCCGGCGTCGACATCAAAGATCATACTTTGGATAAAGTCGAAAGTATGATCAAAAGCTTTCATCAAATTTTTCGTACGCTATATCGATCATCAAAACTTTCAGTCGCATCGGTCCACGGATACTGTCTGGGCGGCGGAATGGAGTTGGCGACGTTTTGCGATATCGTTATAGCGGCTGATAATGCTGTCTTCGGTCAACCGGAAATCAAGGTTGGTTGTTATCCACCAGTAGCGGCAGCTTTATTGCCACGGCTTATCGGCGCCAAACGTTCGTTCGAAATCGCCATGCTTGGTGAAACTTTTTCGGCACAACATGCATTGACAATGGGATTGGTCAATCAAGTCGTTCCGTATGACCAGCTTCAAAAAACAACAGACGAATGGATTGCAAAATTATCTAAGATGAGCGGTTCCGTATTGCATCATACAAAACGCGCTTTATTAGCCGGAATTGAACAATCGTTCGAGGCCGCTTTGGATAAAGCGGAAAATATTTATCTCAACGACCTTATTCGAACCGATGATCTTACTGAAGGTGTGCAAGCATTTATGGAAAAACGCAATCCTTCATGGAAACATCGCTAGAAAATTTTCTTTTCTAAGTCTTTCATGCAAAGCTCGTCAACGCGTGAAATGAAATTTTTATAAATTCCCGTCTTAATATTAACTCTACTTTTAAAAAGCATGCAATACCGGCTTATTCTATCATGGATAGTTTTCTTCCATGCGAGCATTGTAGCACAAAAACCGGAACTTGTAGTTCAAACCGGCCACACTAATCAAGTTACTTCCGTCGCCTTTAGTCCTGACGGCAAATTGGTTGCCAGCGGAAGTTGGGATTGGTCGGCAAAACTGTGGGATGCAGAATCAGGAAAAGAACTGCGTACTTACACTTCAAAAAACGTTTTTGCTGTAGCCATCAGTCCTGATGGAAAATGGTTAGTTGTAGCTGGAAGCGACACTACAGTTGCGGTCTACGATATTGCTGAAAATAAAAAAATCGCTTCGCTACCCGTGCAAACGATGGTTGCGTCACTGGCTTTCAGCCCTGACGGAAAAATCTTAGCGACCGGGCATGGATATCCGCTTTGGTATAAGCAACTCGTCGGCGTGGAATCGCAGGATAATGGTATCCGTTTGTGGAACACTGAAAATTTCTCACTTCTGCGTGAATTGCACGGTCCTACTCAGTTAACAACTTCTCTGGCATTCTCGCCTTCGGGCGATCGCCTTGCAAGCGCCGGAGAAGACAGTACGGTTCGCGTTTGGGATCCTGAATCCGGAACAGAATTAGTTAAAATTTCAGAGCACACTGACATAGTAAATTGCGTAGCCTTCAGCCCGAACGGCTATATTCTTGCGACTGGTTCCGATGATGAAACCATTCGTTTGTTCTATGTCCTTAATGGCCGCGAATTGACCGCACTCGAAAGCCCTGACGGAAAAATTCATACCGTACAATTTCATCCGGACGGTCACACTTTAGCCAGCGGAGGCGATAATGGCGTTATTCGGCTATGGAATCTGAGCCATGGTGAAATTTCTGAAACCGTCGGCATCCACGATGAAGCCGTAACTTCTCTTGAATTCAGCGCCGACGGAAATTCTCTCGTCAGCGGCAGTGCCGATCAAACGATTCGCATTTGGAACTTGAAAGACAACTCTGAAAAAATCGCGCTCACCGGGTACGCCGACGGCAACAACTCCATTGCTATCGACAAAAAAAATCAATTGCTCGCCCTTGGAAGCAAAGATCATTCTGTCAAATTATGGAATCTTCAGGAAGGTAAATTGCGAACGATCCTGAAAGGGCACCGGCAACCGGTATATCCCGTTGGTTTTGCGCAGAACGAGCGACTTTTGGTTAGCAGTGGATATGACTCGACGATCATCGTCTGGGATGTTGTCACGC comes from the bacterium genome and includes:
- a CDS encoding M28 family peptidase, whose translation is MPYRTLILIVFFMQLNSVTSCDLFKSKPVFDGDSAMRYLEKQCSFGPRNPGSEGHQQCLEYLTEELKKYCDNVSQQHFSYTDKRDTARKFQGTNLIASINLHPKSKKRILLCAHWDTRPWADKDPLKENHDKPILGANDGASGVAVLLEMARILKQQPPDVGIDIILFDIEDYGEHNAELYPDSLNPYCIGSQYFAKNNKNYFPTYGILIDMIGSKSLDLPIEGFSYQNAKEIVNKVWDAAKKLEKPSFRKSIEQSIYDDHVPLQQIGIPCIDIIDMSYFDTFHHTLADTPDKCSAESLKQVGDVLVEVLYNE
- a CDS encoding enoyl-CoA hydratase/isomerase family protein; the encoded protein is MSYEHFLFEKQNRIAAITINRPPMNVLHIPAISELNQILDEVIKDNAIHFVLFKGAGEKAFSAGVDIKDHTLDKVESMIKSFHQIFRTLYRSSKLSVASVHGYCLGGGMELATFCDIVIAADNAVFGQPEIKVGCYPPVAAALLPRLIGAKRSFEIAMLGETFSAQHALTMGLVNQVVPYDQLQKTTDEWIAKLSKMSGSVLHHTKRALLAGIEQSFEAALDKAENIYLNDLIRTDDLTEGVQAFMEKRNPSWKHR
- the folE2 gene encoding GTP cyclohydrolase FolE2 — protein: MEDTQSKSDFRKVAINKVGIKNIQYPIVVTNRRGIRHNTVGTFAMYVNLQHDQKGTHMSRFVEILNEYKGNINLQTVENIIDMMKEKLDAEQAFLHVRFPYFLEKEAPVTRSKSYMNYEVRLDCKTLRDTVDTILAIDVPVTTLCPCSKSISEYGAHNQRGLVTVCVRFHDHDSQHPMDIDDLIHLVEQTSSCEVFALLKREDEKYVTEQAYENPVFVEDLVRDIALSLSSEKRISWYSVEVTNFESIHNHDAYAYIERDKSNSLHVTTLESANVTSDSHS
- a CDS encoding radical SAM protein; translated protein: MFLHPTTIYGPVHSRRLGPSLGINLLPGKRKVCNFECIYCECGWTDTAIKDNLPTASEFGTSCENKLKSMKESGEILNYISFAGNGEPTMHPEFDTIIDMTLKLRRQYYPAARIAVFSNATRLHQPQIFNALKKIDDRILKLDAGTERMFQLIDMPDKGITLDSVIKNLSKLDGDVTIQTMFLRGEFRGAVIDNTTDHEIDAWIGRLKDIHPKMVMLYSLDRQPSAENLQKISKTELKVIEQKVIAAGIPAESF
- a CDS encoding Rne/Rng family ribonuclease: MKKEIIINSTAAETRIAIVEDERLVEIFVERPEKERMVGDIYKGRVAKVLPGMKAAFVNVGMKQDSFLHFSDIGDNTHEYAALADDDESDEFEQTPAKQTAHQKVIHNHDSHGRFLRTGQEILVQIIKEPIYNKGARVTSEISIPGRFTVLIPNDPSEMIGISRKIINVPERKRLKKLTREIKPPGFGVIVRTNAEGKDEEVLNNDIRNCLNTWHDIDRKAKSVPAPNLVYKDMEMVSSVIRDLFSNDVTRVLIDDKNLHRAIYNYISTTSPQLLDRIELYKERRPIFDLYNIEQDIQQSIEKKVMLKNGGYIIIEHTEALVSVDVNSGRFMGRGSYEENSMAVNMIAAREITRQLRLRDIGGLIVIDFIDLHDDRNKRKLYEEMKRELRKDRAKFSILPMDEYGLIELTRERIRPSIMFSLSEPCPACSGTGRVGNRTTLFNKIDRWMRRYKQKHKFFSRLEIIVHPDVIDLIELKAQKLRWKYFIFATVTGEEEMRLDEFHVINSKGDDITETHTA